In the Pieris napi chromosome 19, ilPieNapi1.2, whole genome shotgun sequence genome, one interval contains:
- the LOC125059130 gene encoding facilitated trehalose transporter Tret1-like isoform X2, which yields MGFAAIALPQLRQPDSIIPIDDVTGSWISAILGFALIFGNFIIPTVMAKNGRRTANILSIITMLIGWFCVILATDIKVFLVGRFLKGTAMGMTASLGPVLIGEYTSPKNRGAFLTTISLSIAVGVLFAHTLGAFFYWQTAALVIAFVMFLDLLIILYSPETPAWLSDQGRYEESRKVFRWLRGDGEEEELKRMIETSMIVREAKTEVVIEESFSKRLKANIAFFNTTIRKREFYKPIFIMIHMYTLSQWAGANILAAYTLDVFTLVIGTDVNIYLMVITLGAQRIISNGIAVWVIKKVKRRTMLFATVGLNIFAFLAIAAYSYLKVHNMLPFDHPFIGILLIHIHMVTIATGTVPLPFIIAGELFPLDYRSLAGSISVFFLSGNFFIILKTVPFLFKNMGIHGAYVIYAAIVAYCLVIEYFFLPETKDRTLQEIEDEFRGRPLSPEELKSTQSLTAQKHNQDRRCSSPVI from the exons ATGGGTTTTGCAGCCATTGCGCTGCCTCAGTTACGACAGCCGGACTCCATCATACCAATCGACGATGTTACCGGATCTTGGAtat CTGCTATCCTGGGTTTCGCTCTGATCTTCGGAAACTTTATTATTCCAACGGTGATGGCGAAAAATGGCCGCCGAACAGCCAACATTCTCAGCATTATCACCATGCTTATAGGATGGTTCTGCGTTATTCTTGCCACTGATATCAAAGTCTTTCTTGTTGGAAGATTCCTAAAAGGGACCGCAATGGGAATGACAGCATCTTTGGGACCAGTTCTCATCGGAGAGTACACCAGCCCTAAAAACAGAGGAGCATTTTTAACAACTATTTCCCTGTCGATTGCTGTTGGAGTTCTATTCGCTCACACGTTAGGAGCATTCTTCTACTGGCAAACCGCAGCCCTAGTCATTGCGTTCGTCATGTTTCTCGACTTGCTGATAATTTTATACTCCCCAGAAACGCCAGCCTGGCTCTCTGATCAGGGACGATATGAAGAAAGTAGAAAAGTATTCAGATGGCTGCGAGGTGACggtgaagaagaagaattgaAACGTATGATTGAAACAAGTATGATTGTCAGAGAGGCTAAGACTGAAGTGGTTATAGAAGAAAGCTTTTCAAAAAGGCTGAAAGCGAATATTGCATTCTTCAACACAACGATACGGAAAAGGGAATTTTATAAGCCGATTTTCATAATGATTCACATGTATACATTAAGCCAGTGGGCCGGGGCGAACATATTGGCTGCATACACTCTGGATGTCTTTACACTTGTTATTGGCACAGATgttaatatatacttaatgGTCATAACGTTGGGAGCCCAAAGAATCATCTCCAACGGGATTGCAGTGTGGGTGATCAAGAAAGTTAAAAGAAGAACCATGCTGTTTGCAACAGTGGGACTAAACATATTTGCCTTTTTGGCGATTGCTGCGTATAGCTATCTCAAAGTACATAACATGCTACCATTCGATCATCCCTTTATAGGAATTCTCCTGATTCATATCCATATGGTAACCATTGCGACGGGTACAGTGCCGCTACCATTCATTATCGCTGGAGAACTATTTCCATTAGATTACAGAAGTTTAGCGGGTAGTATAAGTGTGTTCTTCCTCTCTGGAAACTTTTTCATAATTCTGAAGACTGTTCCATTTCTCTTTAAGAACATGGGGATACATGGAGCATATGTAATTTACGCTGCCATTGTGGCATATTGTCTTGTTATTGAGTATTTCTTCTTACCGGAAACGAAGGACAGGACGTTGCAAGAAATTGAAGATGAATTTAGAGGACGCCCGCTCTCACCAGAAGAATTGAAGTCAACACAATCTCTGACAGCTCAAAAGCATAACCAAGATAGACGGTGTAGTAGTCCAGTTATTTGA
- the LOC125059129 gene encoding histone lysine demethylase PHF8-like, producing the protein MASSKETYCLCGQPYNVGQFMIECDCCREWFHGSCVNVKIYHSDDIDKYHCPKCDPTYGPSISRIPTNNHRADRYEIGAETRPSQAGTPAWVRALAARPLRPTQAALQRIRPEQFTEEFVQDNGFTRPIMFHSNEGLDMKVPNSASFNVRSVLRFCGAQLEVEVIDVRKQSTLRMPLSDFVEYFETPPEHRDDKVLNVLSLEFSETNMSPLVEPPGLARRLDWAERVWAGGAPEGRPKPAVQKYCLMSAGGSYTDYHVDFGGTTVWYHVLHGRKIFYLVPPTSTNLALYQQWSAANNQNEKFFGDMVEWYGTAELCAGETLFIPSGWIHAVYTPCDSLVFGGNLLHSYAIEMQLQIYEIESRVETPTMFRYPLFEAMHWYAGAHLLAMLRRHNEETQDEDFTLSESYIPPPQADLPPLLLRGIKILSNALKEWHALKSTDTAKRDNVPKCLNSGQLVRELCKELRLLEKRNGNSKDKDSKIKNTSPTKPTNRKQQNTQKKSLKLTLPKPIMHMTPNTQNGDYIEEKLYADKFYIDNKEVTFTDRYSTDIKYVADAKYVNDVKYVNSDVKYVVEKEVPEKFYQNFEVAYQDNGYEERQEKKNLKVKVSPSSSQEPPPYSLPEHSILKSHLIRSDRLKPIQQWTISKKDIGDYHEEVLYTNENLQANVRLEGPEISYGPGMYSAEDIQQDYQYSETAKPGSYQQYGIQPATEIAYETYQRYTDVVPAHQGAAYSTSSTQSNGVYVPTPAHTQLPSYETAIAHQYQYVIQEPKAPENTPATPVRRSERAVRRRMSNTYEYEDGDLYVDEPAPARRRPAKHKHSHRQHSAGAYRSRPAPVNGIESLIQASVLAEGEQPVTDTEDAAVAGMLSISERFEAQAPRSFDAETPERPSPNERLAESSSTPTSSKRPRKTTTFSADEDFDDEEDIIKEVHRDEEYVYPSLEMSSDEDDDWTTTRRRRTSKNRSDNKAKSEKDESWSPRARLGRLVPRLRGPARSAVRRECVRAALHAASQANTAVDKVPLNPKRAVLATKSRRPPPPVHNPVNNKNLRLKKGMKTAKQRLGKILKIHKMIY; encoded by the exons ATGGCGTCATCGAAGGAAACTTATTGTTTGTGTGGTCAACCATATAATGTTGGACAATTTATGATAGAGTGTGACTGCTGCAGAGAATGGTTTCATGGAAG ttgtgtaaatgtaaaaatatatcattcaGATGATATAGACAAGTATCACTGTCCAAAATGTGACCCAACATATGGCCCTTCTATCT CAAGAATCCCAACAAATAATCACAGAGCAGATCGTTATGAAATTGGAGCTGAAACTCGACCTTCCCAAGCTGGGACTCCAGCATGGGTGCGAGCATTGGCGGCCAGGCCATTGAGACCAACACAAGCCGCCTTACAGAGAATCCGTCCTGAACAGTTTACCGAAGAATTTGTACAGGATAATG gaTTCACTAGACCTATCATGTTTCACAGTAATGAGGGATTGGACATGAAAGTCCCGAATTCTGCATCATTTAACGTCAGATCAGTTTTAAGATTCTGTGGTGCACAATTGGAG GTGGAAGTGATAGATGTAAGAAAACAGTCAACCCTCAGAATGCCACTTTCGGATTTTGTAGAGTACTTTGAGACACCTCCGGAACACAGGGACGATAAAGTATTGAATGTACTTAGTTTGGAGTTTAGTGAAACGAA CATGTCGCCACTAGTAGAGCCTCCAGGTTTAGCCCGCCGTCTGGATTGGGCAGAACGGGTTTGGGCGGGCGGCGCTCCTGAAGGCCGGCCCAAACCAGCTGTACAGAAATACTGCCTTATGTCAGCGGGTGGATCATATACGGATTACCATGTGGACTTTGGTGGTACCACTGTTTGGTACCATGTATTGCACGGGAGAAAG ATATTCTACTTGGTACCCCCGACATCAACCAATTTAGCACTTTATCAACAATGGAGTGCTGCAAATAATCAAAATGAGAAGTTCTTCGGTGATATG GTGGAATGGTACGGAACTGCAGAATTATGTGCCGGTGAAACATTATTTATCCCGTCTGGATGGATACATGCTGTATACACTCCATGTGATTCACTCGTGTTTGGGGGAAATTTATTGCATTCGTATGCCATTGAAATGCAGTTGCA gaTATATGAAATAGAGAGCCGCGTAGAAACGCCGACAATGTTCCGGTATCCATTGTTCGAGGCAATGCATTGGTACGCTGGAGCTCATTTATTGGCGATGCTGAGGAGACATAATGAAGAAACACAG GACGAAGACTTTACGCTAAGTGAAAGCTATATTCCACCACCACAAGCTGATTTACCTCCATTATTACTGCGCGGGATAAAGATATTGTCAAATGCACTTAAGGAATGGCACGCTTTAAAAAGT ACGGACACTGCGAAGCGTGACAATGTTCCGAAATGTCTTAATTCTGGACAACTTGTTAGGGAATTGTGTAAAGAATTACGGTTATTGGAAAAACGAAACGGGAATAGTAAGGATAAG gatagcaaaattaaaaacacatcgCCCACAAAACCAACTAATAGGAAGCAGCAGAATACTCAAAAGAAATCGTTAAAACTAACTCTTCCCAAACCAATAATGCATATGACTCCAAACACACAAAATGGCGACTAtatagaagaaaaattatatgCGGACAAATTCTATATTGATAACAAAGAGGTCACATTCACGGACAGATATTCCacagatataaaatatgtagcCGATGCAAAATACGTCAACGATGTCAAGTACGTAAATAGTGACGTGAAGTACGTAGTTGAAAAGGAAGTTCCCGAGAAGTTTTATCAAAACTTTGAGGTTGCTTACCAGGATAATGGCTATGAAGAAAGACAAGAGAAGAAAAACTTGAAGGTTAAAGt ATCCCCATCATCATCACAAGAGCCTCCACCATACAGCCTTCCTGAACATTCAATACTCAAGTCTCACTTGATCCGGTCTGATCGACTCAAGCCGATACAACAATGGACCATTTCAAAGAAAGACATCGGAGATTATCACGAAGAAGTGTTGTATACTAATGAGAATCTTCAAGCCAACGTACGGTTAGAGGGACCGGAGATCAGCTATGGACCTG gtATGTACTCAGCAGAGGATATTCAACAAGACTACCAATACTCAGAAACGGCTAAACCCGGCTCATATCAGCAGTATGGAATACAACCGGCCACTGAAATTGCATATGAAACCTATCAGCGGTATACAGATGTCGTCCCAGCGCATCAG GGCGCGGCGTATAGTACGTCAAGTACGCAATCAAACGGCGTATACGTACCAACGCCCGCGCACACGCAACTGCCTTCGTACGAGACGGCGATCGCACATCAGTACCAATAC gtaaTACAAGAACCAAAAGCACCAGAAAACACTCCCGCAACGCCAGTTCGTCGGTCAGAAAGGGCTGTAAGGCGGAGAATGTCAAATACGTACGAATACGAAGATGGGGATTTGTATGTGGATGAACCGGCTCCAGCGAGGAGGAGGCCGGCTAAACATAAACATAGTCATAGACAACATTCAG cGGGTGCATACAGATCTCGACCAGCCCCAGTCAATGGTATAGAGTCTCTCATTCAGGCGTCTGTACTGGCAGAAGGCGAACAGCCGGTCACCGATAC tgaAGACGCAGCGGTAGCGGGAATGCTTAGCATCAGCGAACGATTCGAAGCGCAAGCGCCGAGGTCCTTTGACGCAGAGACTCCGGAACGGCCGAGCCCCAACGAGAGATTGGCTGAGAG TTCCAGTACGCCAACAAGTAGTAAACGACCACGTAAGACGACAACCTTTAGTGCCGATGAGGACTTCGATGATGAAGAGGATATTATCAAAGAAGTCCATAGAGATGAGGAGTATG TATATCCATCGTTAGAGATGAGTTCTGATGAAGACGACGATTGGACGACGACGCGTCGGCGGAGGACTTCAAAAAATAGGAGTGATAACAAAGCGAAGAGCGAAAA GGATGAATCTTGGTCACCTCGCGCCCGTTTAGGTCGTTTAGTCCCACGTCTACGTGGCCCCGCCCGTTCGGCCGTACGACGCGAGTGCGTACGCGCAGCTTTACACGCGGCTTCGCAAGCCAATACCGCAGTCGATAAGGTGCCTTTG AATCCAAAGCGTGCAGTGCTTGCGACTAAGAGCCGTAGGCCTCCACCGCCTGTACATAATCCAGTTAATAACAAAA ATCTAAGACTGAAAAAGGGTATGAAGACGGCGAAGCAACGTCTcggtaaaatattaaaaatacacaaaatgatatattag
- the LOC125059130 gene encoding facilitated trehalose transporter Tret1-like isoform X1, producing the protein MGKSWITPFKKQCFVTLGVSLNLSSHGLTMGFAAIALPQLRQPDSIIPIDDVTGSWISAILGFALIFGNFIIPTVMAKNGRRTANILSIITMLIGWFCVILATDIKVFLVGRFLKGTAMGMTASLGPVLIGEYTSPKNRGAFLTTISLSIAVGVLFAHTLGAFFYWQTAALVIAFVMFLDLLIILYSPETPAWLSDQGRYEESRKVFRWLRGDGEEEELKRMIETSMIVREAKTEVVIEESFSKRLKANIAFFNTTIRKREFYKPIFIMIHMYTLSQWAGANILAAYTLDVFTLVIGTDVNIYLMVITLGAQRIISNGIAVWVIKKVKRRTMLFATVGLNIFAFLAIAAYSYLKVHNMLPFDHPFIGILLIHIHMVTIATGTVPLPFIIAGELFPLDYRSLAGSISVFFLSGNFFIILKTVPFLFKNMGIHGAYVIYAAIVAYCLVIEYFFLPETKDRTLQEIEDEFRGRPLSPEELKSTQSLTAQKHNQDRRCSSPVI; encoded by the exons ATGGGGAAGTCATGGATTACGCCGTTTAAAAAACAG tgTTTCGTTACCCTGGGTGTATCCCTGAACCTGTCATCTCATGGATTAACAATGGGTTTTGCAGCCATTGCGCTGCCTCAGTTACGACAGCCGGACTCCATCATACCAATCGACGATGTTACCGGATCTTGGAtat CTGCTATCCTGGGTTTCGCTCTGATCTTCGGAAACTTTATTATTCCAACGGTGATGGCGAAAAATGGCCGCCGAACAGCCAACATTCTCAGCATTATCACCATGCTTATAGGATGGTTCTGCGTTATTCTTGCCACTGATATCAAAGTCTTTCTTGTTGGAAGATTCCTAAAAGGGACCGCAATGGGAATGACAGCATCTTTGGGACCAGTTCTCATCGGAGAGTACACCAGCCCTAAAAACAGAGGAGCATTTTTAACAACTATTTCCCTGTCGATTGCTGTTGGAGTTCTATTCGCTCACACGTTAGGAGCATTCTTCTACTGGCAAACCGCAGCCCTAGTCATTGCGTTCGTCATGTTTCTCGACTTGCTGATAATTTTATACTCCCCAGAAACGCCAGCCTGGCTCTCTGATCAGGGACGATATGAAGAAAGTAGAAAAGTATTCAGATGGCTGCGAGGTGACggtgaagaagaagaattgaAACGTATGATTGAAACAAGTATGATTGTCAGAGAGGCTAAGACTGAAGTGGTTATAGAAGAAAGCTTTTCAAAAAGGCTGAAAGCGAATATTGCATTCTTCAACACAACGATACGGAAAAGGGAATTTTATAAGCCGATTTTCATAATGATTCACATGTATACATTAAGCCAGTGGGCCGGGGCGAACATATTGGCTGCATACACTCTGGATGTCTTTACACTTGTTATTGGCACAGATgttaatatatacttaatgGTCATAACGTTGGGAGCCCAAAGAATCATCTCCAACGGGATTGCAGTGTGGGTGATCAAGAAAGTTAAAAGAAGAACCATGCTGTTTGCAACAGTGGGACTAAACATATTTGCCTTTTTGGCGATTGCTGCGTATAGCTATCTCAAAGTACATAACATGCTACCATTCGATCATCCCTTTATAGGAATTCTCCTGATTCATATCCATATGGTAACCATTGCGACGGGTACAGTGCCGCTACCATTCATTATCGCTGGAGAACTATTTCCATTAGATTACAGAAGTTTAGCGGGTAGTATAAGTGTGTTCTTCCTCTCTGGAAACTTTTTCATAATTCTGAAGACTGTTCCATTTCTCTTTAAGAACATGGGGATACATGGAGCATATGTAATTTACGCTGCCATTGTGGCATATTGTCTTGTTATTGAGTATTTCTTCTTACCGGAAACGAAGGACAGGACGTTGCAAGAAATTGAAGATGAATTTAGAGGACGCCCGCTCTCACCAGAAGAATTGAAGTCAACACAATCTCTGACAGCTCAAAAGCATAACCAAGATAGACGGTGTAGTAGTCCAGTTATTTGA